The following coding sequences lie in one Mesotoga sp. UBA6090 genomic window:
- a CDS encoding aspartate-semialdehyde dehydrogenase, producing the protein MRLAIVGATGEVGRMMLRKLEEEKIAPKVIDLLASKRSEGKHFKFEARNLEVKELREESFDKGYDYVLFSAGATVSKHYAPIAAQKGAVVIDNSSAFRSDAEIPLVVPEINGDILKGYGGIVANPNCSTIQMVLSLSGIYKSYGIKTIVVSTYQAVSGAGNKGIAELEEQERGEIRPSVFVRQIHRNVVPIIGDLLHSNFSTEEMKMVHETRKIFRDDSISVWPTTVRVPVVYGHSESVFCETVRPFSLEDLRREIESSKDVVYSEERLTPMEVAGSDLVFVSRLRGFDGNRFLFWNMADNIRVGAATNAIRIMKTHLGGT; encoded by the coding sequence GTGCGACTCGCAATAGTAGGCGCTACCGGGGAAGTAGGCCGAATGATGTTGAGAAAGTTGGAAGAGGAGAAGATTGCGCCGAAAGTGATCGATTTGCTTGCCTCGAAGCGCAGTGAAGGAAAGCATTTCAAGTTTGAGGCCAGAAATCTAGAAGTCAAGGAGCTTAGAGAGGAGTCCTTCGATAAAGGCTACGATTATGTTCTATTCTCTGCCGGAGCTACCGTTTCGAAGCATTATGCTCCAATAGCCGCACAAAAGGGAGCCGTCGTTATTGACAACTCATCTGCTTTCAGAAGTGACGCAGAAATTCCTCTTGTGGTTCCCGAGATCAACGGGGATATTCTGAAGGGATACGGCGGTATTGTTGCAAACCCAAACTGCTCGACCATACAAATGGTTCTCTCCCTCAGCGGAATATACAAGAGCTACGGGATAAAGACAATTGTAGTTTCTACATATCAAGCTGTCTCTGGGGCGGGCAACAAAGGAATCGCCGAGCTTGAAGAGCAGGAGAGGGGAGAAATTCGGCCTTCGGTCTTTGTGAGGCAGATACACAGAAACGTCGTTCCCATTATTGGGGATTTGCTCCATTCAAACTTTTCTACCGAAGAGATGAAGATGGTTCACGAAACTCGAAAGATCTTCAGGGATGATTCGATATCTGTCTGGCCCACGACTGTGAGGGTTCCTGTTGTTTACGGCCATTCTGAATCCGTCTTCTGTGAGACGGTCCGCCCCTTTTCACTGGAGGACCTTAGAAGAGAGATAGAGTCTTCAAAAGACGTAGTTTACAGTGAAGAAAGGCTGACCCCAATGGAAGTAGCCGGTTCCGATCTGGTATTTGTGTCGCGTCTGAGAGGCTTTGACGGAAACCGCTTCCTCTTCTGGAACATGGCCGACAACATTCGGGTGGGGGCGGCAACAAATGCTATTCGAATCATGAAAACTCATTTGGGAGGTACTTGA